Proteins encoded within one genomic window of Haematobia irritans isolate KBUSLIRL chromosome 5, ASM5000362v1, whole genome shotgun sequence:
- the LOC142241371 gene encoding uncharacterized protein LOC142241371, whose product MTSEQDSMVDIRLDSPRTPDSNLALFDGQNRMWPSPKPQDEDKPYVRFYSVGPKTNSIICPLCKEKSETVNVNYSNFIDSLNCLMSCLSCCFPIFALSCIYTMCFQGSFSSKRKCCQKCGGHLGLYSRPQ is encoded by the exons ATGACAAGTGAACAAGACTCTATGGTCGATATACGTTTGGATTCACCGCGTACTCCAGATTCAAATTTGGCCCTTTTCGATGGCCAAAATAGAATGTGGCCATCTCCTAAGCCCCAAGATGAGGACAAACCCTATGTGAGATTCTATTCGGTTGGTCCCAAGACAAATTCCATCATTTGTCCTCTTTGCAAGGAGAAATCGGAAACAGTTAACGTGAACTACTCGAATTTTATCGATAGCTTGAATTGTCTAATGTCTTGCCTTTCTTG CTGTTTCCCCATATTTGCTCTTTCGTGCATCTACACAATGTGTTTCCAGGGTTCCTTTTCAAGTAaacgaaaatgctgtcaaaaatgTGGTGGCCACTTGGGCTTGTATTCTAGACCCCAATAA